A DNA window from Deltaproteobacteria bacterium contains the following coding sequences:
- a CDS encoding DUF1007 family protein, with the protein MINDVSKLLIWGRHVFAFSLLTPRKELRFRLCILATLFFASQPDTVFSHPHVFVDNSIEIVFNKKGLAGFEVRWIFDEMFSSMLVHDFDKNINGKFEADEIEQVKNGAFSNLKKFQYFTYIKINGKPFRVQFVKGFSAKIEKDKVSYRFFVPCHVQAICAFKEVKISIYDKSFYSSLFLTKTPVSFQNASSYDYQYNIGKNTKEPYYFGQIYPEELTIKFRIKDE; encoded by the coding sequence ATGATTAACGACGTTTCGAAATTACTTATTTGGGGACGTCATGTTTTTGCTTTTTCGCTCTTGACGCCGAGGAAAGAGTTGAGATTCAGGCTCTGCATCTTGGCAACCCTTTTTTTCGCTTCACAGCCGGACACAGTATTTAGCCACCCCCATGTTTTTGTCGACAATTCCATAGAGATCGTGTTCAATAAAAAAGGTTTGGCGGGGTTCGAGGTGAGGTGGATTTTTGATGAAATGTTCAGCAGTATGCTTGTTCACGATTTTGACAAGAATATAAATGGAAAATTTGAGGCCGACGAAATAGAGCAGGTAAAAAACGGGGCGTTTTCTAATCTAAAAAAATTTCAGTATTTCACTTACATCAAAATCAACGGCAAGCCATTTAGAGTGCAATTCGTCAAGGGCTTCTCCGCAAAGATCGAGAAGGATAAGGTTTCCTATCGTTTTTTCGTGCCGTGCCATGTTCAGGCCATTTGTGCATTCAAGGAAGTCAAAATATCCATTTATGACAAGAGCTTTTATTCCAGCCTTTTTTTGACAAAGACCCCTGTCAGTTTTCAAAACGCTTCATCGTATGACTATCAGTACAATATTGGTAAGAACACCAAGGAGCCGTATTATTTCGGACAAATTTATCCTGAAGAGCTCACCATTAAATTCAGGATCAAAGATGAATAG
- a CDS encoding SAM-dependent chlorinase/fluorinase → MKQTIPVITLLTDFGLKDEYVGAIKGVILSINSRVQLVDISHNLTRHDILQAALIIKGAFRYFPKGSIHVIVVDPGVGGKRKVICLKKEGHVFVAPDNGVLSLVTQDGKADEIYAVSTQAYFLKPVSNTFHGRDIIAPVAAHLSKGAALPSLGEKLTLDDINTLDIPVPFLSSDGRLLAGEIISIDHFGNLITNIDQKTFEIFTGKRKSGTVVIGLGSSTIQGVSESYDTVKVGDPLAIFGSRNLLEISVNQADASSYFRARVGLAVNVEVLTKKN, encoded by the coding sequence ATGAAGCAGACAATCCCGGTCATAACCTTGCTCACAGATTTTGGCCTTAAAGACGAATACGTTGGCGCGATCAAAGGGGTCATCCTGTCAATCAATAGCAGGGTTCAGCTAGTTGATATTTCCCACAACTTGACCAGGCACGATATCTTGCAAGCGGCCCTGATAATCAAAGGCGCATTCAGGTATTTCCCAAAAGGCTCCATCCATGTGATCGTAGTTGATCCCGGCGTGGGCGGAAAGAGAAAGGTCATCTGCCTCAAGAAGGAAGGGCACGTTTTTGTTGCCCCCGACAATGGCGTACTGAGCTTGGTTACTCAGGATGGAAAGGCGGATGAGATATATGCCGTAAGCACCCAGGCATACTTCCTGAAGCCGGTGAGCAATACGTTCCACGGCAGGGACATCATTGCCCCTGTGGCTGCCCACTTGTCAAAAGGAGCAGCTTTGCCTAGCCTCGGAGAAAAACTGACGCTTGATGACATCAACACGCTGGATATACCTGTTCCCTTCTTGTCTTCCGATGGGAGACTGCTGGCCGGAGAAATAATCTCAATCGATCATTTCGGAAATCTCATCACCAACATCGATCAGAAAACGTTTGAGATCTTCACGGGAAAAAGGAAGTCAGGAACTGTAGTCATCGGCCTTGGAAGTTCCACAATCCAAGGTGTCTCAGAATCTTATGACACGGTAAAGGTGGGCGATCCTTTAGCCATCTTCGGAAGCCGAAACCTGCTTGAAATATCCGTAAACCAGGCAGATGCCAGCTCCTATTTTAGGGCCCGCGTCGGACTGGCTGTAAATGTAGAGGTTTTGACCAAAAAGAACTGA
- the ruvB gene encoding Holliday junction branch migration DNA helicase RuvB, translated as MGDQDSGKSLAVDVNTGGVSRDRVNHQEAASEFVSLRPKNLGEYIGQAEVIETLAIAIEAALQRKEPPDHILFHGPPGLGKTTLAHIIAEEMGVNITVTSGPALEKGGDLLGILTHLEEGDVLFVDEMHRLPRVVEEFLYPAMEDFAVDFIFDKGVHARSHRYRLERFVLVGATTRAGSLSAPLRERFGIFRTLDFYCEDDLVRIAKRSAAILDVKIDTDGAYEIARRSRGTPRIVNRLLKRVRDFTQVRGTGIIDKDTVHKALELEGVDEKGLTILDRKLLRAIIDFYKGGPVGIEAIAATLQEESDTLVDMVEPYLLKLGLLTRTSAGRKVTEQAYRHFGLSVQQGLFG; from the coding sequence ATGGGAGACCAGGATTCCGGAAAAAGTCTAGCAGTTGATGTGAACACTGGCGGCGTGTCCCGTGACAGGGTCAACCATCAAGAGGCAGCATCAGAATTTGTGAGCCTCAGGCCCAAGAACTTAGGGGAATATATAGGTCAAGCAGAGGTTATAGAGACCCTTGCTATTGCCATTGAGGCTGCGCTTCAGCGGAAGGAGCCACCGGATCACATCCTCTTTCATGGCCCTCCTGGCCTGGGAAAGACAACCCTTGCCCATATCATTGCCGAGGAGATGGGAGTAAACATTACGGTGACCAGTGGTCCAGCCCTGGAAAAGGGTGGAGATCTGCTAGGCATTTTAACCCATCTGGAAGAAGGGGACGTACTCTTTGTTGATGAGATGCACCGCCTTCCGAGAGTGGTCGAAGAATTTCTCTATCCGGCCATGGAAGATTTTGCAGTCGATTTTATCTTTGACAAAGGCGTTCATGCAAGAAGTCACCGGTACCGCCTGGAACGTTTTGTTCTGGTGGGCGCCACCACCCGGGCAGGGTCACTCTCTGCCCCACTGCGTGAACGCTTCGGCATATTCAGGACACTTGATTTCTACTGTGAAGACGATCTTGTTCGGATCGCAAAACGTTCGGCAGCCATTCTGGATGTCAAAATCGATACTGACGGGGCGTACGAGATCGCCCGCCGGTCTCGAGGCACCCCCAGGATCGTTAATCGGCTCCTGAAACGCGTAAGAGACTTCACCCAGGTCAGAGGCACCGGCATCATCGACAAAGATACTGTCCACAAAGCCCTGGAGCTTGAAGGGGTGGATGAAAAGGGGTTGACAATTCTCGACAGAAAGCTCTTAAGAGCAATCATCGATTTTTACAAAGGCGGCCCTGTGGGCATCGAGGCCATTGCCGCTACACTGCAAGAGGAGTCTGACACCCTGGTGGATATGGTGGAGCCCTATCTGTTGAAGTTGGGGTTGCTCACCCGCACATCGGCCGGCCGCAAGGTCACTGAACAAGCCTACCGACATTTCGGCCTTTCCGTACAACAGGGGCTGTTTGGATAA